The region AAACGGTTATTTGGGGTCACAAAACATTGCCTGTGAAATTACCGTTTCGCTTGCCAGGAGAAAATAAAAATAGTTATCGCCGGGCAGAGAGTTATTTATCGTAATATTTTAGTAATGCGGTTAAATAATCAAAGCCAATACTCTCGACTAAACTTCTCTCTCGCTGACCGCTCCCATTTAGCCAACCTTTGATGATCTCGCAATCGACAAAGATGTCATAAATCGTGTCATTCAGCGCCGATAAGTCCTTATCACTGTTAATCCCCAGCACGCCGTTTTCGACAGGAGTATTTTGAAATAGTGCCCACTGCTTCTGCGCATCCACGATGATAAAGCCGCCATATTCGCGGCTATCATGCATCTGTTTGCACAACCCGGCGATGTTCACCAGCCAGTCTTCGCGAGAATCTATTACGCCTAAATACGTATAGCTGGTGCTGGCGAAAACATGCGCGCAACCCGTCTCGCCAAAGCAGGCACGAATAATTTGCTGCGTTGCCGTTATCAACCAATCTGATGTACAGATGTCGTTATCAAAAAAGAAATAGCGGGAAAATGTCTGTGTAAAAAGGGGGCCAGGAAGATTCGCCCCCTTTATTATCATGTCGAATGGATGTTGCATCACGTGTGCCAGGTTGACGAAGAGTGCTCAATAATACCCCTCACGATTGCTGTCACTCAATCCTTTCCACCAAATGGCACGCCACATGATGCCCTGGTTCCACTTCACGCAGCGCCGGGATTTCAGCGCGGCATTGGGCGGTTGCCAGCGGGCAGCGCGACGAGAAACGGCAGCCGGACGGCGGGCGCGACGGATCGGGAATTTCCCCCTGCACCACAGCGACGGGTTCGCTATCCGGGTCGAGCGTTGGCACCGCCGCCAGCAGCGCCTGGGTGTAAGGGTGCAGCGGTCGGTTAAACAACGTGTCGCGGCTGGCGGTTTCCACCAGTTGCCCGAGGTACATCACCGCGACGTCATCGCACAGGTGTTCCACCACGCCTAAATCATGGGAGATAAACAGGAACGTCACGCCGCGATCGTCGCGCAGGTCGGCAAAGAGATTAATGATTTGCGCCTGAATGGAGACATCCAGCGCCGAAATCGGCTCATCGGCGATGATGAAATCCGGGTTGAGGATCAACGCGCGCGCAATGCCAATACGCTGGCGCTGCCCACCGGAAAACTCGTGCGGGAAACGGTTGTAGTGCTGCTGCGCCAGCCCGCAAATCTTCATCACGTCCAGCACCTTGTCGCGCAGCTCTGCCCGGCTGCACAGCTTATGCTCAAGCATCGCTTCGCCAATCGCATCGCCCACGCGAATACGCGGGTTCAGCGAACTGTACGGATCCTGAAACACCAGCTGGATTTCCGGGCGCAGCGCGCGCATCTGTTTCGCGCTCAGATCCTGCAGCTCCTGGCCGCGATACTTCACGCTGCCTGCGGTTTTGTCGTACAGCCCAAGCAAAGTGCGGCCAACGGTGGTTTTACCGCTGCCAGACTCGCCCACCAGCCCGAAAATCGTCCCCTGGCGAATCTTAAAGCTGACGCCGTCCACGGCGCGTAACTCTCCGGTTTGCTGGCCAAACAGCCCGTCACGCAACGGGAAGTGCTTTTTCAGCCCTTCCACTTCAATGACATATTGCTCACTCATGCGGTTGGCTCCAGAAGCGTACTGTGAATACACGCGGCTTGCCGCGTCTGGCCGATAAGCGGCGGGATCCCCGCCCGGCATGCGTCAGTCGCCCGCTCGCAGCGATCGTAAAAGGCGCAGTATGGCGGCAGCGCAGCGAGATCCGGCACCTGGCCGGGAATGGAGTAGAGCCGACGCCTGCGCTCGCCCGGAATGGGACGCGCAGCGATCAACCCTTTGGTGTACGGATGCAGCGGGTTACGCAGCACATCCGCCGTCGGGCCTTGTTCAACGATGCGCCCGGCGTACATCACCACCACATGTTCCGCCATTTGCGCGATCACGCCTAAATCGTGGGTAATGAGCATCAGCGCCATCTCATGCGCCCGCGCCTGGTCGCGCAGCAGCCGCAAGATTTGCGCCTGCACGGTAACATCCAGCGCGGTGGTCGGTTCGTCGGCGATCAGCAGTTTTGGCTGGCAGCTCAGCGCCATGGCAATCATGATGCGTTGCAACATGCCGCCGGAAAGTTGATGCGGGTAGCTGCTCATCAGGCTCTCCGCCCGCGCCAGCCCCACTTCGGTGATTAACTGCGTGGCATGCGCCCACGCCGCTTTGGGTGTTTCACCGCGATGACGAATCAACGGTTCGCAAAGCTGCTCACCAATGGTCAGAACCGGGTTAAGCGCGGTCATCGGCTCCTGGAAAATCATCGCCAGTTGGTTGCCGCGCAGATCCGCCATTTTTGACGGCTTCAGGCGCAGCAGATCGGTGCCCTGAAACAGGATTTGCCCGCTGTCGATGCGTGCCGCTTGCGGTGGTAACAACCCCATCAGCGACATGGCGGTGACGCTTTTGCCGCAGCCGGACTCGCCCACCACGCCGATAGTTTGCCCGGCGTTGATGGTGAACGACACGTCCTGCACGGCGCGCACGCGCCCCTGATCGCCGGCAAAAGAGAGGGACAATTGATTAAAGGTGACCAGCGGTTCGCTCATTTCACGCTCCGTTTCATCTTCGGATCCAGCGCATCGCGCAGGCCGTCACCCAACACGTTAATCGCAATTACGGTAATAAAAATGGCGATACCCGGCGGCATCCACAGCCACGGGCGGCGCTGAAAATCGATCAGGCTGTTGGCGGCGTCCATCATGTTGCCCCACGATGGCGTGGGCGGCACCACGCCAAGCCCGAGATAGCTTAGCGCGGACTCCATCAGAATAGCGTTCGCCACCGCCATCGTCGCCATCACCACCAGAATCGGGATGGTATTCGGCAATAAGTGACCAAACAGACGGCGACGCGACGACAAACCCAGCACCTGCGTCGCCAGCATAAAATCGCGCTCGCGCAGGGAGAGAATTTGCCCGCGCACCAGCCGTGCCAGCTTTGGCCACTCCAGCAAACTGAGCATGATCACCACCATGTAGATGCGTGATTCTGCGGAGAAATCGAGTTCTGACAGCATCGCACCGGCGACAATCAGCAGCGGTAAGCTCGGGATGGTCATCACCAGATCCGCCAGCCGCATAATCAGTTTGTCTGTCCAGCCGCCCGCATAGCCCGAAACCGCGCCCAGCAGATAACCGAGCGCTACGGAGAGCAGCATGGTCAGCAGACCGATAATCAATGAAATGCGCCCCGCCAGCAGCAGGCGGGTATAGACATCGCGGCCGAGAAAATCGGTGCCCAGCCAGTGCTCCGCACCGGGTGGTTTGTTGATCATCAGCGCGTCGGTGGCGTCATTTTTCCACGGCGACCAGAGCGGCCCGATCACGCACCAGATTGTCATCACCACCAGCAAAAACAGGCACAACATGGCTAAATGATTATGGCGCAGCGCTTTCCAGGCTTGCCGCCACGGTGAAGGCGTGGCCTGCGCCAGCACCGGGATTTCCGCTTTACGAAGGCGGCGATTGGTTGAAAAAAGCGAACCGAACATCACGACCTCACCCGAATACGCGGATCAGCCCACGCGTAAAGCACATCGGCAATCAGGTTGCCGAGAATGGTTAGCACCGCCAGAAATAGGGTAAAGCCCATCAGCACCGGGTAATCGCGCGCCGCCAGCGAATCGATATGAATATGTCCCGCGCCCGGCCAGTTAAACACTTTTTCGGTGATGATCGCGCCCGAAAACAGCCCCGGCAGTTCAAACCCGAGCAGGGTAATAATGGGCAGCAGCGCATTACGCAGCGCGTGTTTAAAAATCACTGTCCGTTCGCGCAACCCTTTGGCGCGCGCGGTGCGGATAAAATCCATCTTCACCACATCAAGCATACTGGCGCGGAAATAGCGCGTCAGGCTGCCCGCCTGCAACATCACCAGCGCCAGCACCGGCAGCACCAGGTGCGCCGCCACCTGCAGCACCCACGCCCAGCCACCTTCGTCACTGCCGGTGTTGGTCATGCCGCCGACCGGCAGCCAGTGCAGATCCACCGCAAACCACTTAATCAGCAGCAGGCAGAGGAAAAAGGTCGGAAAAGACATGGCGGCGAATACCACCACGCTGACCAGGTGATCAAACAACGAGTTGGGTTTCAGCGCCGAGGCGATACCTACCGCCAGGCCGATGCCCCAGTAAAACACCAGCGCCACGCTTGCCAGCAGGAACGAGTTCCAGATGTACTGGTTCAGCAACTGGCTCACCGGGATTTGGTATTGCAACGAGAAGCCTAAATCACCACGTAACAACTGGCCGAGCCAGTGCAGATAGCGGGTGAACAGCGGTTGATCGAGACCGTAAATGGCTTTCAGTTCCGCGGCGCGGGCGGCGGTCAGCGTGACGTTGCCGTCGATAAAGTCGCCCGGCGTTTTGGCAAACAGCATGAAGATAATCAGCGAAGCGAGCAGCAGCATGGGTACGGTTTGCAGCAGTCGCCTCAGGATAAAATTTCGCATAGCGTTCTCATGGCAACTGCCGGGAAGCCCCGGCAGTTGTGATGGTGTTACTTAACGATTTTCACATCCGGCAGGCTGCCGGTCAGGCCGTTGTAGATATCCGGTTTAAAACCGGTGACGCGGGCGCTGCTGGCCGACAAAATTTCGCGGTTGCCCAGCAGGATCGCCGGCGGATCATCCGCCAGCACTTTATAGAGCTGGTGGTAAATCGGTTTACGTTTTTCCACATCCAGCACTGCGTTACCTTCGTTAATCAGCTTATCGACCTGCGGGTTGTTATAGCCGGACTCTTTCGCTTCCGTGCTGTAGTAATCCCACACGCCGTCATGCGGATCGTTTAACGTGCTGGTGCTAAAGGAGGCCAGGTCATAATTGCCGGCTTTACGCTGCGCCATCAGGGCGTTGAAGTCGACAACCTGCGGTTTCAGCAGCACGCCGATCTGTTGCCAGTTCTCTTTGGCAATCGGGATCAGCGCGTCGTTCAGCACTTTCTTGCTCACCAGCAAGGTCAGTTCCAGGCGTTTGCCGTCTTTCACACGGATGCCGTCCGGCCCCGGTTTCCAGCCCGCTTCATCCAGCAGTTTTTTCGCTTGCGCCGGGTCGAATTTGTACGGGTTAACCCCTTCCGTGTTATAGGCCCAGGAGATCGGCGCAATTGGCTCAATCGCCACTTTGCCGTACCCCTGATACACCACATCAATCAGCTTCTGGCGATCAAGGCCGTAAATCAGCGCCTGGCGTACTTTCACGTCCTGCAACGCCGGACGACGCACGTTGAATTCCACTTTGCTGTAATCGCTGGATCCGTACAGGTTGATATTGGCGAAACCGAGCATTTTCAGCTGTTCAATATCATCCGGACGCGAGGTGAACGCATCGTAGTCCGTCTCGCCGGTCTGGAACAGCTGGAAATTGGTGGACGGATTGGTCACGCGGTAGATAAAGCGCGGCGTTGGCGGTGTGCCACGGTAGAAATGGGTGTTAGCGTGGAAACGGATCTCCTGGCCTGGAATGTATTTCTCATAGACATACGGCCCGTTGCCCAGTGGTTTGCCGTGCAGCGTGCGCAGGTAATCCAGATTGCCGCGCTGATAGCCCTTGCCGTAATAGGCTTTGGACAGCACCGGCCCGCCGATTTTCGCCAGCGTCGTGGCGCCAGGCTGGGTGGTGGTGACCTGTAGCGTTAACGGGTCAATCACTTTCAGACCGCTGACGCTGTCCGCTTTCCCGGCTTTGTATTCCGCGCCGCCCGCAATATTCGCCAGCGTGATATCCGTGTCGCCATCATATTTCGGGTCGTAAAGCACCGTCAGGGTAAAGGCCACGTCTTCGGCGGTCAGCGGCGAGCCGTCGCTGAAAGTCAGGTTCGGGCGCAGCTTGATGGTGTAGACCTTGTTATCCGGGCTGACCGCCCAGCTTTCGGCAAGGCCCGGCACCAGTTTGCCGTGGCTGTCCCAATCGATCAGACGCGAGAAGATGACGTTGGTGACGTTTTCATCCCAACCATTGACGAAGAAGTACGGGTTAAAAATTCCCTGCGGCTCCGAAATACCGGCTACCACCGTGTCTTTGCGCAGCTTCGCCGCCGCCGGGATCTGGCTGGCGTCTGTCGCCGGTGTGATACCTTCTTTTAAGATCTCATCGGCGAACGAGGCAGACGAGAACGCCACCACACTGCTGAGTAGCGCGATTTTCAGCGCGAGGGTGAAGCGCGTGGGTTTTGTTTTTAAGCTATTCACGAAGCTGGCCAAAATTGCTCCCTCATCAAATGATTGCGTGGAATTTACAAATAATGACGAACGATAAGAGCCGCACCGCACCCTGTCTAACAACGAAAACGTATGGCTTATAGCTAAACGTCCTTAGCAAACTTATGGCTAACGATTGGTGGGATTTAGCTAAATGGCTGATAACCCGCGCTGCGCGGGCGATGTAAGAGCGTGCCTTAAGCCGTTCCCGGCAGCGGTTATTTTTTCTGCTTGAGCTAAACCTCGGGGGAAACAGCACATTGTGTACGGGGTTTCACTTAGGGGCCTTGCCACTGTAGCGCTGCCCGCAATTCAGGCGGAACCAGCGAGAATATAGACTTAATAAAATTGAGATGCTGATGATAATTCGGAGAAATATCTGCGTTGCAGTTTACAACATAATACCTCGCCTGGTGATTTAAAAACCAAATGTCATGCTCAACAACGTCGGGTATTAGCAGTGTCGGCATGAGATTATGCAGTAATTCCGCCTCAAAAAAACAGGATGTGTCCTGTGCTTTTATTTCCGCACCCTGCGACTGCATATTTCTGATATAGGGTAAAGCCAGCGATAGCATTTCAATATAGATTTCATTCTTCTTCATAGGCAAGGCCATCACACGTATTGATATATTAAATAATAGGGAGGGTGTTTTTTATATTTTCAGGCAGAAGGTCATATTTCATCGGCACTATTGGGCGCACAACCAATATATACGCATTCTCTTTAAAATCATAACTCAACAACCCTTTACGCGACATGGCAATAAATGAGGCCAGATAGCGCTGGCGCTGTTCCTCATTAGCAAACTCCTCCAGATTTTCCTCAATCACCTCAATATCTGACATCGGTTGCAGCGAAGCAAAATAGTCGAAAACCAATTCATAGTTGGCAACAGAGCCACTAAATTCCACCGGAACGGGGCCAACGCCAGCAGTAGCGAAATGGGCGAGTGAACCATCCGGCGCAACGCCAAACCAGTCCAGATCGCATTCCAGGAGTGATTCATCCATCGGGATAGTACCGTCGCCGCGCATTTTAGTGGCCCGCGAACATGGCGGGAAACCAGGTATTGATTTGGCGATTATCCAGTAACCTGTCTTTTTCGAAATCAATAATGGTCGAAACGGCAATACCCCGGCGAAGCGGTTGAGGAAAATCATCAACCGATGCGAACACTGTAGGGACTAAGAAGCGGAAGTAATCGCCCATTTGCGTCGTACCTTCATACCCGACAGGGTAATCCTCACCGGGACTGGAACCTTCTACACCAAAATAAAGAAACATCCCTTTATTGATAGCCAGATTAACATCACTTTGCGACCCTAACCGCTGCCAGTCCTGTTTGAGCTCTTCCGTAATATGTGCTTTATCAGGGTGACTTCTGAATCTTATATGGGAAAATAAATCCACGGAAAATGCGCCATTTTTATTCTCTGGGTACGCATCAAAAATGGGCGACTCTTCCCATATAAACTCATTCATATTTTCCAGCAGCGATTCAACATCTGTTATTTGTAATAACGCTCTGGGAAGATCGCCAAAACAGTTATTCACCATCACGGCAATACGGCCGTGTTTATCGGCGGCAAACCAGGTATGGATCGTACCGAACTCAGGCACCCAATCGATATTTAAGCTGTTCATTACTTATCCTTTTTCATAGAGTACCGCCAGTAACTGCGCAGTATCATCTAAAGAAATCAATGACTCATATACAGATTCGGCGTACTCGCCAGCATGCAAAAGCAGTATTGCGGATACTACCCGGGCGCGGCTAAATGAGATGATAGAATCAGTCTCGCCGTTTTCTTGCTTAATGAAATAGTCGTTATCCAGCGCCTCGCCGCGCTTTCTGCAGAACGCCAATTCAGGTTCAGTCAGGGTACCGTTGCGTTTCAACCCTGAGAACGCTTTATCCACATCGGCATCCTTCCAGCCCGAAACGTGTAAGGCATACTGGCAGGCAGCGATGGCAAGCTGGATGTTCTCTCTCGCTTGCAACTGATCCATCTTCTGTGCCAGTGCGACAGAAATGGTCTGCAGTCTGTTCATCTTCCGCTCCCCACTTTGATTACGCGTTTTTACGATGTTCTAATGGATTATCGGCAGTAACAAGCACAGAGAAAGAATTGTTTGTAGTAAAAATGCGATTTACCTTAAAGCGGTTTTTTTATTTAACTTAAGGCAAAAATTAGAAGCGGGAAATAAAAAAGCCCCCAACCGGAGGCTTTCAAAATAGCGATTAGCGTTTGCTGACATCGGGAATAATTAAATCCCCGCGCACCCGATAAGCACCCAGCACGCTCTGCGTTTTTTCATTTAGCCAGGCGACAATACGTGCCGCCATCGCGTCCATCGAATATTCGATAGCCGGAATAGTAGGAATGCCCGGCAAATGCAGTGAACCGGCGAGGCTGAAGACCATAATGTCGCCCGGCACCGATTTATTAAACGCCTGCAATTGCGGGATCACACGCTGGGCTTCCTGCTCATCCGCCACCAGCAACGCGTTGAAATTCAGGGTAGTTGCGTTATTGAGCAGCACCTGCAACGCAACAGAGGACGAAGTATCATCCATAAACACCAGGTTACGGTTAAACGGCAGGAAATTATTTTCCAGCGCCAGCTTATAGCCGTGCAGCACTTGATCCGCTGCGGCGGTGCGCGGGTGGATTAGCGCAATTTGTCGGCGGCTCTGGCTAATCAGGTAGTTACAGGCCGTTTCGGCGGCGAAGGCGTGATCAAATTGAATACAGTTGGGCGTGGCGTCGGCAGACTCAACACAATCCACCAGAATGACGTTTTCGTCGTCAATTTTGAGCGGAAAACGCGCGCCGATAATCAGCACATCGTCACACAGCCCGCAGGTCAGCTCATCCAGCGCGCTCATCACTTCCGCTTTGGTGTTGGCGAAGCGCAGCAGCAGATGTTTCTGGCTCTGGCTTAAATGCTTTTCCAGCGCGTAGAGGTAGCCGGTGGTTTGGTTGATATTGTCCTGGGCGCAGATAACACCGATGCAGCCTGTCGACTGGCTGAGCAATGACTGCGCGATAACATTGGGCCGATAATTCAGCTCTTCGACCGCTTTCAGCACCGCGAGGCGACTGGCTTCCTTAACGCCGCGCGAACCACTCAACACCCGTGAGACTGTGGCTTTCGACACCCCAGCTAAACGTGATACATCGTTGATTGTAGACATCTTTCTCCCCTGACAGACGCACATTGCGCCCGCAAAATCTAAATACTTCAACGGCTAATATATAACCACACGCAGTATAACGGTTTCGCTTTTTGATGGAAACCGATTTTCCATTTTGCGCTTTTTGTTCTCAACAGAGTGCCAAATTCCGTGACGCAAATCCAATTACGGCATCAGATAATTCATAGACATTGACAGCTATCACACTTCTGTGGCGAACAAATGGAAACCGGTTTCCATATGATATCCAATCGACCCCGCAATAACTTTTTACACTTCGAGGATGGTTAACGATGTTCAGGATTATGTTGTGCTGTTCAGCCGGTATGTCCACCAGCTTACTGGTGAGGAAAATGCTGGAAGCCGCGAAGGAACGCGATATCCCGGTAGAGATCGACGCGTATGGCGTCGCGGAGTTCGACACGCAATTTCCGCGTTACCAGGTCGTGCTTCTCGGACCGCAAGTCAAATACATGTTAAACACGCTGTCAGAAAAGGCCGCCGCTCAGGGTATTCCGGTCCAACCCATCAACCCGATGGACTACGGAATGCAACGTGGCAATGAGGTACTGGACTATGCACTGTCGCTCATAGAAGCGGCGCATTAAAAAGGTGTTCTTATGAGTTCCTTATATCAATCAATGATTACGGTTATTGAGCAAAGCATTACGCCGCTGGCCGGTCGCCTCGGGCAACAGAAGTACGTTATCGCTATTCGCGACGGTTTTACCGCCGCGCTGCCGTTTATGATCATCGGCTCGTTTATGCTGGTGTTTATCTTCCCGCCGTTTTCCGCCGACACCACCGTTGGTTTCGCCCGCGCGTGGCTCGATTTCTCCACCGAATACCGCGCGCAGTTGATGCTGCCGTTTAACCTCAGCATGGGGGTAATGACCTTCTTTATCTCCGTCGGGATCGGCGCGAGCCTGGGTCGCCAGTTTAACCTCGACCCGGTAATGACCGGCCTGCTGGCGTTTATGGCGTTTCTGCTGGTCGCCGCACCGTATGCCGATGGCAAAATTTCTACCCAGTATCTCTCCGGGCAGGGCATTTTCACCGCGCTGCTGACATCGATTTACTCCACCCGCGTTTACGCCTGGCTTAAGCAGCACAACATCACCATTCGTCTGCCAAAAGAGGTGCCGACCGGCGTTGCCCGTTCGTTTGAAATCCTCATTCCGGTGCTGGTGATCATTGGTACGCTGCACCCGCTGAACCTGTTTATTGAAGCGCAAACCGGCATGATCCTGCCGCAGGCGATTATGCACGTGCTGGAACCGC is a window of Enterobacter sp. R4-368 DNA encoding:
- a CDS encoding oligopeptide/dipeptide ABC transporter ATP-binding protein; this encodes MSEQYVIEVEGLKKHFPLRDGLFGQQTGELRAVDGVSFKIRQGTIFGLVGESGSGKTTVGRTLLGLYDKTAGSVKYRGQELQDLSAKQMRALRPEIQLVFQDPYSSLNPRIRVGDAIGEAMLEHKLCSRAELRDKVLDVMKICGLAQQHYNRFPHEFSGGQRQRIGIARALILNPDFIIADEPISALDVSIQAQIINLFADLRDDRGVTFLFISHDLGVVEHLCDDVAVMYLGQLVETASRDTLFNRPLHPYTQALLAAVPTLDPDSEPVAVVQGEIPDPSRPPSGCRFSSRCPLATAQCRAEIPALREVEPGHHVACHLVERIE
- a CDS encoding ABC transporter ATP-binding protein, producing the protein MSEPLVTFNQLSLSFAGDQGRVRAVQDVSFTINAGQTIGVVGESGCGKSVTAMSLMGLLPPQAARIDSGQILFQGTDLLRLKPSKMADLRGNQLAMIFQEPMTALNPVLTIGEQLCEPLIRHRGETPKAAWAHATQLITEVGLARAESLMSSYPHQLSGGMLQRIMIAMALSCQPKLLIADEPTTALDVTVQAQILRLLRDQARAHEMALMLITHDLGVIAQMAEHVVVMYAGRIVEQGPTADVLRNPLHPYTKGLIAARPIPGERRRRLYSIPGQVPDLAALPPYCAFYDRCERATDACRAGIPPLIGQTRQAACIHSTLLEPTA
- the opp4C gene encoding oligopeptide ABC transporter permease, encoding MFGSLFSTNRRLRKAEIPVLAQATPSPWRQAWKALRHNHLAMLCLFLLVVMTIWCVIGPLWSPWKNDATDALMINKPPGAEHWLGTDFLGRDVYTRLLLAGRISLIIGLLTMLLSVALGYLLGAVSGYAGGWTDKLIMRLADLVMTIPSLPLLIVAGAMLSELDFSAESRIYMVVIMLSLLEWPKLARLVRGQILSLRERDFMLATQVLGLSSRRRLFGHLLPNTIPILVVMATMAVANAILMESALSYLGLGVVPPTPSWGNMMDAANSLIDFQRRPWLWMPPGIAIFITVIAINVLGDGLRDALDPKMKRSVK
- a CDS encoding ABC transporter permease, which produces MRNFILRRLLQTVPMLLLASLIIFMLFAKTPGDFIDGNVTLTAARAAELKAIYGLDQPLFTRYLHWLGQLLRGDLGFSLQYQIPVSQLLNQYIWNSFLLASVALVFYWGIGLAVGIASALKPNSLFDHLVSVVVFAAMSFPTFFLCLLLIKWFAVDLHWLPVGGMTNTGSDEGGWAWVLQVAAHLVLPVLALVMLQAGSLTRYFRASMLDVVKMDFIRTARAKGLRERTVIFKHALRNALLPIITLLGFELPGLFSGAIITEKVFNWPGAGHIHIDSLAARDYPVLMGFTLFLAVLTILGNLIADVLYAWADPRIRVRS
- a CDS encoding ABC transporter substrate-binding protein, yielding MASFVNSLKTKPTRFTLALKIALLSSVVAFSSASFADEILKEGITPATDASQIPAAAKLRKDTVVAGISEPQGIFNPYFFVNGWDENVTNVIFSRLIDWDSHGKLVPGLAESWAVSPDNKVYTIKLRPNLTFSDGSPLTAEDVAFTLTVLYDPKYDGDTDITLANIAGGAEYKAGKADSVSGLKVIDPLTLQVTTTQPGATTLAKIGGPVLSKAYYGKGYQRGNLDYLRTLHGKPLGNGPYVYEKYIPGQEIRFHANTHFYRGTPPTPRFIYRVTNPSTNFQLFQTGETDYDAFTSRPDDIEQLKMLGFANINLYGSSDYSKVEFNVRRPALQDVKVRQALIYGLDRQKLIDVVYQGYGKVAIEPIAPISWAYNTEGVNPYKFDPAQAKKLLDEAGWKPGPDGIRVKDGKRLELTLLVSKKVLNDALIPIAKENWQQIGVLLKPQVVDFNALMAQRKAGNYDLASFSTSTLNDPHDGVWDYYSTEAKESGYNNPQVDKLINEGNAVLDVEKRKPIYHQLYKVLADDPPAILLGNREILSASSARVTGFKPDIYNGLTGSLPDVKIVK
- a CDS encoding LacI family DNA-binding transcriptional regulator — protein: MSTINDVSRLAGVSKATVSRVLSGSRGVKEASRLAVLKAVEELNYRPNVIAQSLLSQSTGCIGVICAQDNINQTTGYLYALEKHLSQSQKHLLLRFANTKAEVMSALDELTCGLCDDVLIIGARFPLKIDDENVILVDCVESADATPNCIQFDHAFAAETACNYLISQSRRQIALIHPRTAAADQVLHGYKLALENNFLPFNRNLVFMDDTSSSVALQVLLNNATTLNFNALLVADEQEAQRVIPQLQAFNKSVPGDIMVFSLAGSLHLPGIPTIPAIEYSMDAMAARIVAWLNEKTQSVLGAYRVRGDLIIPDVSKR
- a CDS encoding PTS sugar transporter subunit IIB; its protein translation is MFRIMLCCSAGMSTSLLVRKMLEAAKERDIPVEIDAYGVAEFDTQFPRYQVVLLGPQVKYMLNTLSEKAAAQGIPVQPINPMDYGMQRGNEVLDYALSLIEAAH